The following are from one region of the Candidatus Thermoplasmatota archaeon genome:
- a CDS encoding HNH endonuclease, which yields MMASKSITYDKHYVHPPVPGMQGRPSPDQGRYRDDVSESRRIPKSLRFEVLARDGYTCRYCGRRPPEAILELDHMVSWRDGGRTTLGNLVTSCRDCNRGKSSKSVSS from the coding sequence ATGATGGCAAGCAAGAGCATAACCTATGACAAGCACTATGTCCACCCTCCGGTTCCTGGGATGCAGGGAAGGCCCTCTCCTGACCAAGGACGTTATAGAGATGACGTCTCTGAGTCTCGCAGGATACCAAAGAGCTTGCGGTTTGAAGTGTTGGCCAGAGATGGCTACACCTGCAGATACTGCGGTAGGCGACCTCCTGAGGCCATATTGGAGTTGGATCACATGGTGTCCTGGCGAGATGGTGGCAGGACGACACTAGGGAACCTTGTCACCTCATGCAGGGACTGTAACCGAGGAAAATCCTCAAAGTCGGTAAGCTCCTAG